The Aequorivita sublithincola DSM 14238 genome window below encodes:
- a CDS encoding HTTM domain-containing protein: MNKFLFKQIDNIGLVLFRVVFGLLIATEAFGAIATGWLRRTLIEPPFTFNFIGFDFLQNLQGSNILYFYFVIMGIFGIFVMLGYKYRFSIIAYAIMWTAVYLMQKSSYNNHYYLMMLLCWIMAFLPANRWFSLDAKINPEIKSPAMPRWVLLILILQVWIVYTFASVAKFYPDWLDASMAAMLMSGKSDYWLIGGLLQETWVHWSIAYTGILFDLLIVPLMLWKRTRLLGFVISVFFHLFNSIIFQIGIFPYMSIAFALFFFSPEILQKRFLPKKKIYTGNEIIIPKYKNLIVGVFSIYFLFQLGLPLRHWFFKDDVLWTEEGHRLSWRMMLRSKSGSLTVWVKDKATGEKQLYNYGKIVGEKQQGSVATKPDIMWQLAKKIKMLEAAEGRDVSVYMEAMVRVNGGNYYPFTDSTIDLAAEEWHPFKHSEWILPSPKDYNEKPVKE; encoded by the coding sequence GTGAATAAATTTCTTTTCAAACAGATTGATAACATTGGACTCGTTCTTTTTAGAGTCGTGTTTGGCCTTTTGATCGCAACCGAGGCTTTTGGCGCAATTGCAACAGGTTGGTTGCGTCGCACTTTAATAGAGCCGCCATTTACATTCAACTTTATTGGTTTTGACTTTTTGCAAAATCTGCAAGGCAGTAATATATTATATTTCTACTTTGTAATAATGGGCATCTTCGGTATTTTCGTGATGCTTGGTTACAAATATCGGTTCAGTATAATTGCCTATGCAATTATGTGGACCGCAGTTTATTTAATGCAGAAAAGCAGCTACAACAATCACTATTATTTAATGATGTTGCTGTGTTGGATAATGGCTTTTCTTCCAGCAAATCGTTGGTTTTCATTAGATGCAAAAATAAATCCTGAGATAAAATCGCCCGCAATGCCACGTTGGGTTTTATTGATTTTAATACTTCAAGTATGGATTGTTTATACGTTTGCGTCCGTGGCAAAATTTTATCCAGACTGGCTCGACGCTTCTATGGCGGCTATGCTAATGAGCGGTAAAAGCGATTATTGGCTCATTGGTGGATTATTACAAGAAACTTGGGTGCATTGGTCTATTGCATACACAGGAATTCTTTTCGACTTGCTAATTGTTCCTTTAATGCTTTGGAAACGGACACGATTGCTCGGTTTTGTAATCTCTGTATTTTTTCACCTTTTCAATTCAATTATATTCCAAATAGGCATCTTTCCTTATATGTCTATTGCTTTTGCGCTGTTTTTCTTTTCACCAGAAATACTTCAAAAACGATTTCTTCCGAAGAAAAAAATTTACACAGGAAACGAAATTATTATACCGAAGTACAAAAATTTAATAGTTGGCGTATTTTCAATTTACTTTCTATTTCAGCTCGGACTTCCACTGCGTCATTGGTTTTTTAAAGATGACGTGCTTTGGACGGAAGAAGGTCATCGCCTTAGTTGGCGAATGATGCTGCGCTCCAAAAGTGGCAGTTTAACGGTTTGGGTAAAAGACAAAGCAACTGGTGAAAAGCAGCTCTATAATTATGGAAAAATAGTGGGCGAAAAACAACAAGGCTCCGTTGCCACAAAACCAGATATTATGTGGCAACTGGCAAAGAAAATAAAAATGCTCGAAGCCGCAGAAGGCCGCGACGTTTCTGTTTATATGGAAGCTATGGTTCGTGTTAATGGAGGGAATTATTACCCCTTTACAGATTCAACTATTGATTTGGCTGCGGAAGAATGGCATCCATTTAAGCATAGTGAATGGATTTTGCCGTCGCCGAAGGATTATAATGAAAAGCCTGTTAAAGAATAG
- the serS gene encoding serine--tRNA ligase, whose translation MLQVTDIRENKEKYIKALAKRGIDAASTLEEVLNVDEERRSTQAQLDEVLAQSNTYSKEIGKLFQSGEAKRANELKEKTVELKESSKQLNEQMVNAAEKLQQLLYTLPNIPNDLVPAGTDENDNEEVYKEGEIPKLIDGALPHWELAKKHDIIDFELGVKITGAGFPVYKGKGARLQRGLISYFLDKNTKAGYTEYQVPHLVNEASGYGTGQLPDKEGQMYHVGIDDLYLIPTAEVPVTNMFRGDLLNNSDLPITCTGYTPCFRREAGSYGAHVRGLNRLHQFDKVEIVRIEHPDNSYAALDGMVEHVKGILRELKLPFRILRLCGGDLGFTSALTYDFEVFSTAQDRWLEISSVSNFETFQANRLKLRFKDTDGKNKLVHTLNGSSLALPRVLAGILENYQTEDGIKIPEVLVPYCGFDSI comes from the coding sequence ATGCTACAAGTAACCGACATTCGCGAAAACAAAGAAAAATATATAAAAGCACTTGCCAAACGTGGCATTGACGCTGCTTCTACTTTGGAAGAAGTTTTAAATGTAGATGAAGAACGTCGCAGTACCCAAGCGCAATTGGATGAGGTTTTGGCGCAAAGCAATACTTATTCCAAAGAAATTGGGAAGCTTTTTCAAAGCGGTGAAGCAAAAAGAGCAAACGAGCTAAAAGAAAAAACAGTTGAATTGAAGGAATCTTCAAAACAACTGAACGAGCAAATGGTGAATGCTGCTGAAAAACTTCAGCAATTGCTTTACACACTTCCAAACATCCCGAATGACTTGGTGCCAGCGGGAACTGACGAAAACGATAATGAGGAAGTTTACAAAGAAGGCGAAATTCCAAAACTTATTGACGGCGCATTACCGCATTGGGAACTAGCCAAAAAACACGATATAATAGATTTTGAACTTGGCGTAAAAATTACAGGCGCAGGTTTTCCAGTTTATAAAGGAAAGGGTGCTCGATTGCAAAGAGGGTTGATTTCTTACTTTTTAGATAAAAATACAAAGGCAGGTTACACGGAATACCAAGTGCCGCATTTGGTGAATGAAGCTTCAGGCTACGGAACGGGTCAATTACCAGACAAAGAAGGACAAATGTACCACGTTGGTATCGATGATTTATATTTAATACCTACGGCTGAAGTTCCCGTAACAAATATGTTTCGTGGTGATTTGTTGAACAATTCAGATTTGCCAATTACTTGTACTGGTTACACACCTTGTTTCCGCCGTGAAGCTGGAAGTTATGGCGCACACGTTCGTGGCTTAAACCGTTTGCACCAATTTGATAAAGTGGAAATAGTACGCATTGAGCACCCAGATAATTCCTACGCCGCTTTGGACGGAATGGTAGAACACGTTAAAGGAATTCTTCGTGAGTTGAAATTACCTTTCAGAATTCTTCGTCTTTGTGGTGGCGATCTTGGATTTACTTCAGCGTTAACGTATGATTTTGAAGTGTTTTCCACAGCGCAAGACCGTTGGTTGGAGATTTCTTCGGTTTCTAACTTTGAAACTTTTCAGGCGAATAGATTGAAACTTCGCTTTAAAGATACGGACGGAAAAAATAAACTGGTCCATACCCTTAACGGAAGTTCCTTGGCTTTACCACGAGTTTTGGCCGGAATTCTTGAAAACTATCAAACTGAGGATGGTATTAAAATTCCAGAAGTTTTGGTTCCGTATTGCGGGTTCGATTCTATATAG
- a CDS encoding class I SAM-dependent DNA methyltransferase → MNAVEIEEAVSDLANQPFDSQEFAFSFLEAFGNKDTTVKRLREGNTNKSTIVGGVLQRNNIHIAVSDTGKVTDTLTLLRETPETKKSKTQFILATDGQEFQAENIISGETLVCEYKDFHEYFSFFLELAGISTVKQIRESAFDIKATGRLNKLYIELLQHNSDWASAERRPDLNHFLARLIFCFFAEDTGIFQGDGLFTLTVQQMSMSDASDTHEIISEMFRAMDTKLKDREKYNTKTWANKFPYVNGELFSGSTDVPKFTKIARSYLIHVGNLDWKKINPDIFGSMIQAVADDEERGMLGMHYTSVPNILKVLNPLFLDDLREHLEHAGDNARKLLNLRRRMARIRVFDPACGSGNFLVIAYKQIREIEYEINKRRGEKNLSSEIPLTNFRGIELRDFSAEIARLALIIAEYQCDVLYRGNQLALAEFLPLDAENWITKGNALRINWLSVCPPTGTGVKLHGDDLFSTPLDQAEIDFDNEGGETFICGNPPYLGSKKQNSSQKNDLRNIFEGYIKGWKPLDYVAGWFLKAVEYGKYTDASSAFVSTNSICQGQQVPLLWPLILNNGHEIIFAHTSFKWSNLASQNAGVTVVIVGISNKKNIKKRIYDIDNNNQTASREVDNINPYLVPGKNTIVESVRNHICGMPEFSRGNSPTDGGFLLLEKSEVSDLKLTTEQTNKFIRPFVGSNELINGFYRYCIWIDDENIDEASDIKTINERILRVKEFRLESKKKATVEAANWPYRFDERKPLASEPIICVPVTSSENREYLPVGLLQPGTAVSNSAFNMPSTDLWVLSLIASRMNLIWVATVCSRMEMRYRFTSTLAWNTFPIPDLTKKNKEDLTACAEEILIARERHFPSSIADLYDTNKTPEDLKQAHHRNDEVLERIFIGRRFRNDTERLEKLFELYTKMTNDLKKV, encoded by the coding sequence ATGAACGCAGTTGAAATTGAAGAAGCCGTATCAGACTTAGCGAATCAGCCATTTGACTCGCAAGAATTTGCGTTTTCTTTTCTAGAAGCATTTGGAAATAAAGATACTACCGTTAAGCGTTTGCGGGAAGGGAACACCAATAAGTCAACAATTGTTGGAGGGGTATTGCAACGAAATAATATTCACATTGCAGTTTCTGATACTGGCAAAGTCACAGATACTTTAACGCTTTTAAGAGAAACTCCCGAAACTAAAAAATCAAAAACACAATTCATCCTAGCCACAGATGGACAAGAATTTCAAGCGGAAAATATAATTAGTGGAGAAACCTTAGTATGTGAATACAAAGATTTTCACGAATACTTCAGTTTTTTCCTTGAGTTAGCTGGTATAAGTACAGTTAAGCAAATTAGGGAGAGTGCCTTTGACATCAAAGCCACAGGTAGATTAAATAAACTTTATATTGAATTATTACAACACAATTCCGATTGGGCGAGTGCAGAGAGGCGACCAGATTTGAACCATTTCTTGGCACGCTTAATTTTCTGCTTCTTTGCCGAAGACACGGGTATCTTTCAAGGTGATGGACTTTTCACACTTACCGTACAACAAATGAGTATGAGTGATGCTTCCGATACACACGAGATTATCAGTGAAATGTTTCGTGCTATGGACACGAAATTAAAAGACCGTGAAAAATATAATACAAAGACTTGGGCTAATAAATTTCCTTACGTAAATGGTGAGTTGTTTTCAGGATCAACTGATGTTCCCAAATTTACTAAAATAGCTCGGTCTTACTTAATCCACGTAGGTAATCTAGATTGGAAGAAAATCAATCCTGATATTTTTGGGTCGATGATTCAAGCTGTTGCGGATGATGAAGAACGTGGTATGTTAGGAATGCATTACACTTCTGTTCCAAACATCTTAAAGGTTCTAAATCCATTATTCCTAGATGATCTACGAGAGCATTTAGAGCACGCGGGAGATAATGCCAGAAAGTTATTGAATTTACGCAGACGTATGGCACGTATTAGAGTATTCGATCCTGCTTGTGGCTCTGGAAACTTTCTTGTAATTGCTTATAAGCAAATTCGCGAAATAGAATATGAAATTAATAAACGACGAGGAGAAAAAAATCTTTCGAGTGAAATACCACTAACTAATTTTAGGGGTATTGAGCTTCGAGATTTCTCCGCAGAAATTGCTAGACTCGCACTAATAATAGCCGAATATCAATGTGATGTACTGTATCGCGGGAATCAGTTAGCTCTGGCCGAATTTTTACCTTTAGATGCTGAAAATTGGATTACCAAAGGAAATGCTCTACGCATCAATTGGCTTTCGGTATGCCCACCAACGGGAACAGGCGTAAAGCTTCACGGGGACGATCTTTTTAGTACCCCACTGGATCAAGCAGAAATTGACTTTGATAATGAAGGGGGTGAGACTTTTATTTGTGGAAACCCACCTTATTTGGGTAGCAAAAAGCAAAATAGCAGCCAAAAAAATGACTTGAGAAATATTTTCGAAGGTTATATTAAAGGATGGAAACCATTGGATTATGTAGCTGGGTGGTTTTTGAAAGCTGTAGAATACGGTAAATACACTGATGCTAGCTCTGCATTTGTATCCACAAATTCTATTTGTCAAGGTCAACAAGTACCGTTGTTATGGCCGTTAATCTTAAATAATGGTCATGAAATAATATTCGCTCATACATCATTCAAATGGTCAAATTTAGCGAGTCAGAATGCAGGTGTTACAGTAGTAATTGTTGGAATTTCAAATAAAAAAAATATTAAAAAAAGAATTTATGATATCGATAACAACAATCAAACTGCTTCTCGTGAAGTGGATAATATAAATCCATATTTAGTTCCCGGGAAGAACACAATCGTTGAATCAGTAAGAAATCATATATGTGGAATGCCAGAGTTTAGCAGAGGCAACTCTCCAACTGATGGAGGATTTCTGCTATTGGAAAAATCTGAAGTAAGTGATTTGAAACTGACAACAGAGCAAACCAATAAATTCATTAGACCTTTTGTAGGATCAAATGAATTAATCAATGGATTTTATAGGTATTGTATATGGATAGATGATGAAAATATAGATGAAGCAAGTGATATAAAAACGATAAACGAACGTATTCTTCGAGTTAAAGAATTTCGCCTTGAAAGCAAAAAAAAGGCCACAGTTGAGGCAGCTAATTGGCCCTATAGATTTGATGAAAGGAAACCGTTAGCATCGGAACCAATAATTTGTGTTCCTGTTACTAGTTCTGAAAACAGAGAATATTTGCCTGTTGGACTTCTCCAACCAGGAACAGCAGTTTCAAATTCAGCGTTTAACATGCCAAGTACTGATTTATGGGTTCTGTCACTCATTGCATCTCGAATGAATTTAATCTGGGTCGCCACAGTATGTTCCCGTATGGAAATGCGTTATCGTTTTACCAGTACACTTGCATGGAACACCTTTCCAATACCAGATTTAACAAAAAAAAATAAGGAAGATTTAACAGCTTGTGCAGAAGAAATATTGATTGCTAGAGAACGTCATTTTCCTTCATCTATTGCTGATTTATACGATACAAATAAAACACCAGAGGATTTAAAGCAGGCACATCATCGAAATGATGAAGTTTTGGAGCGCATATTTATAGGTCGGCGTTTTCGAAATGACACGGAGCGTCTTGAAAAATTATTTGAACTCTATACGAAAATGACTAACGATTTAAAAAAAGTATGA
- a CDS encoding ribose-phosphate pyrophosphokinase, whose product MPTIAPDPKIFACKQSEALAKDIAEAFGISLGNVITAHYSDGEFQPSFEESVRGSRVFLIGSTFPNSDHLMELLLMIDAAKRASARHITAVLPYFGWARQDRKDKPRVPIAAKLVAKMLETAGATRIITMDLHADQIQGFFEKPVDHLFASTIFLPYLRSLNLDNLTIASPDMGGSKRAYAYSKFLNSDVVICYKQREKANIISHMELIGDVKGKNVVLVDDMVDTAGTLTTAADLMMERGALSVRAVCTHPLLSGNAYERIEKSQLLELIVSDSIPTKPSKKIRVISCANLFADVMLSVNANKSISSKFLM is encoded by the coding sequence ATGCCAACTATCGCTCCGGACCCTAAGATTTTTGCCTGTAAACAAAGTGAAGCACTCGCAAAGGATATTGCGGAAGCCTTCGGAATATCATTGGGAAATGTTATCACTGCCCATTATAGCGATGGTGAATTTCAACCTTCTTTTGAAGAATCCGTTCGCGGAAGCCGCGTTTTTTTGATAGGCTCTACCTTTCCGAACAGCGATCATTTAATGGAACTTCTACTTATGATAGATGCCGCTAAACGAGCTTCAGCAAGACACATTACGGCCGTATTGCCTTATTTTGGTTGGGCACGCCAGGACAGAAAGGACAAACCACGTGTTCCTATTGCAGCAAAATTGGTTGCAAAAATGCTTGAGACTGCTGGTGCAACAAGAATTATAACGATGGACCTTCACGCAGATCAAATTCAAGGATTTTTTGAAAAACCAGTGGATCATCTTTTTGCTTCAACTATATTTCTTCCGTATTTAAGAAGTCTGAACCTTGACAATCTTACAATCGCTTCGCCAGATATGGGCGGCTCAAAACGTGCGTATGCCTATTCAAAATTTTTGAACAGCGATGTAGTAATCTGCTACAAACAACGCGAAAAAGCTAATATAATCTCGCATATGGAACTCATTGGCGACGTAAAAGGCAAAAATGTTGTGTTGGTAGATGATATGGTAGATACTGCCGGAACCCTTACTACTGCTGCAGATTTAATGATGGAACGCGGTGCATTGAGCGTTCGTGCGGTTTGTACGCACCCACTTCTTTCAGGAAATGCTTATGAACGAATTGAAAAATCACAATTACTAGAACTGATCGTTTCAGATTCAATTCCAACAAAACCAAGTAAAAAAATTAGAGTGATAAGTTGCGCCAATCTTTTTGCAGATGTTATGTTGAGCGTAAATGCTAATAAATCTATTAGTTCAAAGTTTTTAATGTAA
- a CDS encoding type IV toxin-antitoxin system AbiEi family antitoxin: MNLSNFIKERLSFESYAFNWDELLIAKANKSETSIQSQLSYAIQKGDVIPLRHHFYLIIPPRYSKFGKLPIELYVNSLFKYLERNYYVGLYSAAKFYGAGHQQIQKEYVLHDKAPLLSISKHAINLDFFTVSNWPTKNVLSKKGDAGMFKISSPCLTAVDLIYHQTKIGGLNRMLSVLEELAEEIKLADAKELLSWYRQKSVLQRFGYLLNEFDPESEIANLIYEHLKIEKFYPVLLSPRSNEKPGSVENRWKVDVNIKMESDL, encoded by the coding sequence TTGAATCTATCCAACTTTATAAAAGAGCGATTATCATTTGAAAGTTATGCATTCAATTGGGACGAACTTCTTATTGCTAAAGCAAATAAGTCTGAAACTTCAATACAGAGTCAATTATCTTATGCCATACAAAAAGGTGATGTCATTCCTTTACGGCATCATTTTTATTTAATTATTCCACCACGATATTCAAAATTTGGGAAATTACCCATCGAACTATACGTTAATAGCCTTTTTAAGTATTTAGAGCGTAATTATTATGTCGGTTTATACTCCGCAGCAAAATTTTATGGTGCTGGTCATCAACAAATTCAAAAAGAATACGTTTTACACGACAAAGCGCCTTTGTTATCAATCTCCAAACACGCAATCAATCTTGACTTTTTTACTGTGTCCAATTGGCCAACGAAAAACGTATTATCGAAAAAAGGAGATGCAGGGATGTTCAAAATATCCAGTCCTTGCTTGACAGCTGTTGACTTAATTTATCATCAAACCAAAATAGGCGGTTTAAATAGAATGCTCTCTGTTTTAGAAGAATTGGCTGAAGAAATTAAATTAGCAGACGCAAAAGAATTGTTGTCTTGGTACCGTCAAAAAAGCGTCTTACAACGTTTTGGATATTTGTTGAATGAATTTGATCCAGAATCTGAAATAGCAAATCTCATATATGAACATTTAAAAATTGAAAAATTCTATCCAGTTTTGTTAAGTCCAAGATCAAATGAAAAGCCGGGATCCGTTGAAAATAGATGGAAAGTTGATGTTAATATTAAAATGGAAAGTGATTTATGA
- the pth gene encoding aminoacyl-tRNA hydrolase translates to MISFLKNLFSAKAEQISTEEDSMKKFLIVGLGNIGPKYTNTRHNIGFKIVDFYAEKNSLAWETAKLGDVTSHKVKGRTFVFLKPSTYMNLSGKAVNYWLDKEKIPVENMLVITDDLNLAFGTIRIKTKGSDGGHNGLKDIQNTLQTTNYNRFRFGISDAFAKGRQVDYVLGEWEADEDKQLPERLELSCKIIESFALAGITITMNTYNGK, encoded by the coding sequence ATGATTTCATTTTTAAAAAATTTATTTTCAGCAAAAGCTGAACAAATTAGTACAGAGGAAGATTCAATGAAAAAATTTCTTATTGTAGGCTTAGGGAATATAGGTCCAAAATATACAAACACACGTCACAACATTGGCTTCAAAATAGTCGATTTTTATGCTGAAAAAAATTCACTTGCTTGGGAAACTGCCAAGTTGGGCGACGTTACTTCACATAAAGTGAAAGGAAGAACTTTCGTTTTTTTGAAACCAAGCACCTATATGAATTTAAGCGGAAAGGCCGTAAATTACTGGCTTGATAAAGAAAAGATTCCGGTAGAAAATATGCTTGTAATTACAGACGACTTAAATTTAGCTTTCGGAACCATTCGCATAAAAACGAAGGGAAGTGATGGCGGCCACAATGGCTTAAAGGATATTCAGAATACATTGCAAACCACCAATTACAACCGTTTTCGATTTGGAATAAGCGATGCTTTTGCCAAAGGAAGACAAGTAGATTACGTTTTGGGTGAATGGGAAGCGGATGAAGATAAACAACTTCCCGAACGTTTGGAACTGAGCTGCAAAATCATAGAATCCTTCGCGCTTGCAGGAATAACCATTACCATGAACACCTATAACGGAAAATAA
- a CDS encoding nucleotidyl transferase AbiEii/AbiGii toxin family protein, translating into MIPRPDIAKWQMNAPWREFSQVEQDLVISRALVDIFSDEFLNENLAFRGGTALHKLYLNPAPRYSEDIDLVQVKPGPIKPIMQRIAEVVTFFEEKRSTKIGGHGAKAMYRFTSEYENIRLRLKLEINCKEHFNVLPWVEFPFEVKSNWFEGKANIRTYNINELLGTKLRALYQRSKGRDLFDLDYSRLNQNLDIPSIIDCFYKYMSVSVGKTPTKKEFLLNMEEKETNPDFIGDMEALLRPEIKYDQSAAFEWLKNELVEKLK; encoded by the coding sequence ATGATACCAAGACCTGATATTGCGAAATGGCAGATGAATGCACCTTGGAGAGAATTTTCACAGGTAGAACAGGACTTGGTCATCAGTCGTGCCCTCGTTGACATATTTTCTGATGAATTTTTAAATGAAAATCTGGCATTCAGAGGAGGTACTGCACTTCATAAGTTATATCTAAACCCTGCGCCACGCTATTCAGAAGATATAGATTTGGTTCAAGTTAAACCAGGACCGATAAAACCGATAATGCAACGCATTGCTGAGGTGGTTACTTTTTTTGAAGAAAAAAGAAGTACTAAAATAGGTGGTCACGGGGCAAAGGCGATGTACCGATTTACTTCGGAATATGAGAATATTCGACTGCGGTTAAAGTTGGAAATCAATTGTAAGGAACATTTTAACGTGTTGCCTTGGGTAGAATTTCCATTTGAAGTAAAAAGTAATTGGTTTGAAGGTAAAGCTAATATTAGAACCTATAACATCAATGAATTATTGGGTACAAAACTAAGAGCATTGTATCAAAGAAGTAAAGGAAGGGATTTGTTTGATTTAGATTATTCAAGATTAAATCAAAACCTAGACATCCCATCAATTATAGATTGTTTCTATAAGTATATGAGTGTATCTGTTGGAAAAACACCTACAAAAAAAGAGTTTTTACTCAATATGGAAGAAAAGGAAACTAATCCTGATTTTATTGGCGATATGGAGGCATTGTTAAGACCGGAAATTAAATATGACCAAAGTGCAGCCTTTGAATGGCTAAAGAACGAACTAGTTGAGAAGCTTAAATAA
- a CDS encoding bifunctional riboflavin kinase/FAD synthetase yields MKTYSTASTYKNDRQSVVTIGTFDGVHIGHKAILKRLVETAKKEDLDSVVLTFFPHPRMVLQQNSDIKLINTIDERTELLEKTGLDHLVIHPFTHAFSRLTALEYVRDILVNRLKAKKIIIGYDHRFGRNRNADIADLKEFGKTYDFEVEEISAKELDDVAISSTKIRKALSEGDIEIANNFLGYNFMISGEVVQGKAIGRTIKYPTANLKLKETYKLVPKNGVYIVQSFIEDEKVFGIASIGNNPTVGGTKKTIETYFLDFNKDLYGKELTIEFLKFIRDEENFDTVEILRQEIVKDEIFAKQYLKERE; encoded by the coding sequence TTGAAGACATATTCCACAGCTTCCACGTATAAAAATGACCGCCAAAGCGTGGTCACCATTGGCACTTTTGATGGGGTTCATATTGGTCATAAAGCAATTCTAAAACGCTTGGTAGAAACTGCCAAAAAAGAAGATTTAGATTCCGTAGTGCTTACGTTTTTCCCACATCCGCGGATGGTGCTTCAGCAAAATTCCGACATTAAACTTATAAATACGATTGACGAAAGAACGGAATTACTCGAAAAAACTGGTCTCGATCATCTAGTAATCCATCCTTTTACACACGCTTTTTCTCGCTTAACGGCTTTGGAATATGTTCGCGATATTTTAGTAAACCGATTAAAAGCGAAAAAAATAATCATCGGTTACGACCATCGCTTTGGCAGAAATAGAAATGCTGATATTGCCGATTTAAAAGAATTTGGAAAAACTTATGATTTTGAAGTTGAAGAAATTTCAGCAAAGGAATTGGACGATGTAGCAATAAGTTCCACAAAAATCCGAAAAGCCTTATCTGAAGGCGATATTGAAATCGCAAACAACTTTTTGGGCTATAATTTCATGATTTCTGGTGAAGTGGTTCAAGGGAAAGCAATTGGCAGAACAATAAAATATCCAACGGCAAATTTGAAGCTAAAGGAAACCTATAAACTTGTTCCAAAAAACGGAGTTTATATCGTTCAATCTTTCATTGAAGATGAAAAAGTCTTCGGAATTGCGAGCATTGGCAACAATCCCACCGTTGGCGGAACTAAAAAAACCATTGAAACCTATTTCTTAGATTTCAACAAAGATTTATACGGCAAAGAACTTACAATCGAATTTTTAAAATTCATAAGAGATGAAGAAAATTTCGACACCGTTGAAATATTAAGACAAGAGATAGTAAAAGACGAAATTTTCGCAAAACAATATTTAAAAGAGCGTGAATAA
- a CDS encoding 50S ribosomal protein L25/general stress protein Ctc, with product MKSITIKGSQRESVGKKATKALRNAGMVPCVVYGGKEPISFSAEEIAFKNLVYTPDVHTVVVDLGGSKVQAILQDIQFHPVTDRILHIDFYQIFDDKEVMMEIPVRTTGNARGVRNGGTLRIVTRKLRVKALPENLPDFIEADITEMKIGAKMYTKSIETDNFKIMHPENTVICQVRTSRTAVVDEVEEEETETAEGAEGEEVPAIETDDVAAVKD from the coding sequence ATGAAATCTATTACAATTAAAGGATCACAAAGAGAAAGCGTGGGCAAAAAGGCAACGAAAGCCCTACGTAATGCTGGAATGGTTCCTTGCGTAGTTTACGGAGGGAAAGAACCAATTAGTTTTTCAGCAGAAGAAATTGCATTCAAAAACTTGGTTTACACTCCAGACGTACACACTGTTGTTGTGGATTTAGGAGGCTCAAAAGTTCAGGCAATCCTTCAAGATATACAATTTCACCCAGTAACAGACCGTATTCTTCACATCGATTTTTACCAAATTTTTGATGATAAAGAAGTAATGATGGAAATTCCAGTTCGTACCACAGGAAACGCTCGTGGAGTGCGTAACGGAGGTACTTTGCGTATTGTTACTCGTAAACTTCGTGTAAAAGCTTTGCCAGAAAATCTTCCAGATTTTATTGAGGCAGACATTACCGAAATGAAAATTGGTGCTAAAATGTACACTAAGTCTATTGAAACAGACAATTTCAAAATTATGCACCCAGAAAACACTGTTATCTGTCAGGTTAGAACTTCACGTACTGCAGTTGTGGACGAGGTTGAAGAAGAAGAAACTGAAACAGCTGAAGGTGCAGAAGGAGAAGAAGTTCCAGCTATTGAAACTGATGATGTTGCAGCAGTAAAGGACTAA